The Acetivibrio saccincola genome window below encodes:
- a CDS encoding tRNA threonylcarbamoyladenosine dehydratase: MLYEFSRTELLIGKEALNKLGNSKVAVFGVGGVGSFAVEALVRAGVGKLVLVDSDCVCVTNINRQIHANHKTVGKPKVEVMKERIMEINPKVEVTTYQEFFLPETGGNLIREDYDYIIDAIDTVTGKIGLVVKAKEMGIPIISSMGAGNKLDPSKFTVADIYETSVCPLAKVMRKELRKRNIHSLKVVYSTEEPVKPASPEGICINGDAGFPDKRDESPKDAANEAAGKKSVIKKRVPGSVSFVPPVVGFIAAGEVIKDLIGYNK; this comes from the coding sequence ATGCTTTACGAATTTTCAAGGACAGAATTATTAATTGGTAAAGAAGCGTTGAATAAATTAGGCAATTCAAAAGTGGCGGTTTTTGGAGTTGGCGGTGTGGGTTCTTTTGCAGTGGAGGCACTGGTGAGGGCAGGTGTAGGAAAGCTTGTTCTTGTGGATAGTGATTGTGTATGTGTTACAAATATAAACAGGCAGATTCATGCCAATCACAAAACGGTTGGAAAGCCTAAAGTAGAAGTTATGAAGGAAAGAATAATGGAAATTAATCCAAAGGTAGAAGTTACCACCTATCAGGAGTTTTTTTTACCGGAGACAGGGGGTAATCTTATCCGGGAGGACTATGACTATATTATAGACGCAATAGATACAGTAACGGGTAAAATCGGGCTTGTTGTCAAGGCAAAGGAAATGGGCATACCAATAATATCCAGCATGGGTGCAGGCAACAAGCTTGACCCATCAAAATTTACAGTGGCGGATATTTATGAAACTTCAGTATGTCCATTGGCAAAAGTAATGAGAAAAGAACTCCGGAAAAGAAACATACACTCACTGAAAGTTGTGTATTCAACAGAAGAACCTGTAAAGCCTGCAAGTCCTGAAGGTATATGCATTAACGGTGATGCCGGTTTCCCGGATAAGAGGGATGAATCTCCAAAGGATGCAGCTAATGAGGCAGCAGGCAAAAAAAGCGTAATTAAAAAACGGGTACCCGGAAGTGTATCCTTCGTACCTCCTGTAGTTGGCTTTATTGCTGCAGGTGAGGTAATCAAGGATTTAATAGGGTATAATAAATAA
- a CDS encoding P-loop NTPase, producing MTEKRISIFTGHFGSGKSEVSVNFALKLPQVKNKVALVDLDIVNPYFRAVDAKKLLSESNIKVVSPMYANTNVDVPALTPEINALFEDKSYNVVLDVGGDDLGAKALARYNEELINEGYEMYLVVNTKRQDTDTVSKIIKMAKEIEEASRLNITGLVNNTNLLKNTTIDDVVEGHVIIKEASEELGVPISFVSGFYDYLKGIEDIIGNKVLFLNKYIKLPWD from the coding sequence ATGACAGAAAAGAGAATAAGTATTTTTACAGGACATTTTGGCAGTGGTAAATCAGAGGTTTCTGTAAATTTTGCATTAAAACTGCCACAAGTTAAAAACAAAGTAGCACTTGTTGATTTGGACATAGTTAACCCGTATTTCCGTGCCGTTGACGCAAAAAAGCTATTATCAGAAAGCAATATAAAAGTAGTGTCTCCTATGTATGCAAATACAAATGTAGACGTCCCGGCTCTTACTCCAGAAATAAATGCATTGTTTGAGGACAAAAGCTACAATGTGGTTTTGGATGTAGGAGGGGATGACTTAGGGGCTAAGGCCTTGGCCAGGTATAATGAAGAGCTTATAAATGAAGGATATGAAATGTATTTAGTTGTAAATACCAAAAGGCAGGATACTGATACAGTAAGCAAAATAATAAAAATGGCAAAAGAAATAGAAGAAGCATCAAGGCTTAATATAACCGGTCTTGTAAACAATACAAATTTACTAAAAAACACCACCATTGACGATGTTGTTGAAGGTCATGTTATAATAAAGGAAGCATCAGAAGAGCTTGGAGTACCTATTTCCTTTGTAAGCGGTTTTTATGACTATTTAAAGGGAATAGAGGATATTATAGGGAACAAAGTTTTGTTTTTAAATAAATATATAAAGTTGCCGTGGGATTAA
- a CDS encoding PilZ domain-containing protein produces the protein MADKIMLSEFLDVGKVIKTKHYNSNNWVNNLVYSFNNDSIEIDIGLEKDYIENIIMIGDTMRCKYSTDAFEYTMTGWVSRIKLEHPQSITIKIHEIERFLNNRKSYRYDVYLCSIIKKNKDDKKGVFAIVVNLSNIGLAFVVNEDLEKQLSKKGTLEKGDMLFFELYITSRKKVCFEGVIKGQSPSEKGKKYGVEITHIDKEDRNALEGFINRLEKKDNEIYNRQDGFWSKHSKYNK, from the coding sequence ATGGCAGATAAAATTATGTTAAGTGAATTTCTTGATGTAGGTAAGGTAATAAAGACAAAACACTATAACTCCAACAACTGGGTAAACAATCTGGTGTATTCTTTTAATAATGACAGCATAGAGATAGATATAGGGCTTGAAAAGGATTATATTGAAAACATAATTATGATCGGGGACACCATGAGATGTAAGTACTCCACTGATGCTTTTGAATACACCATGACAGGGTGGGTAAGCAGAATAAAATTAGAACATCCACAGAGCATAACGATAAAGATACACGAGATAGAGAGATTCTTAAATAACAGAAAAAGCTACAGATATGATGTATATCTATGCTCAATAATCAAAAAAAATAAAGATGACAAAAAAGGAGTATTTGCTATAGTAGTTAACCTTAGCAATATAGGATTGGCCTTTGTTGTAAATGAAGATTTGGAAAAACAGTTAAGTAAAAAAGGGACGTTGGAAAAGGGGGACATGCTCTTTTTTGAACTTTATATAACATCCCGGAAAAAAGTTTGTTTTGAAGGTGTGATAAAGGGACAAAGTCCAAGTGAAAAAGGCAAAAAATACGGGGTTGAAATTACACATATTGATAAAGAGGATAGAAATGCTTTAGAAGGATTTATTAATAGACTTGAAAAAAAGGATAATGAGATTTATAATAGACAAGATGGCTTTTGGTCTAAACACAGCAAATACAATAAATAG
- a CDS encoding 4Fe-4S dicluster domain-containing protein, whose product MAKVTINENRCKGCKLCISVCPKKIIIVQDKLNSKGFHPVGISDMEKCIGCAFCAMMCPDCVIEVEK is encoded by the coding sequence ATGGCAAAAGTTACTATCAATGAAAACAGGTGCAAAGGATGTAAGCTTTGCATTTCTGTATGTCCAAAAAAAATTATTATAGTACAGGACAAGTTAAACTCAAAAGGTTTTCATCCTGTAGGTATTTCAGACATGGAAAAATGCATTGGCTGTGCTTTTTGTGCAATGATGTGTCCTGATTGCGTTATTGAAGTTGAGAAATAG
- a CDS encoding 3-methyl-2-oxobutanoate dehydrogenase subunit VorB produces the protein MGERYLMKGNEAIAEAALRAGCRCYFGYPITPQTEIAHYMAKKMPKVGGSFVQAESETAAINMVYGAASTGVRVMTSSSSPGISLKQEGISYISCAELPAVIVNIVRCGPGLGGILPAQGDYFQAVKGGGHGDYKMVVLAPLSVQELYELTVEAFNIADKYRILTMIMGDGILGQMMEMVEFKEEENIVRGDKSWATTGTNMERDKNVVTSIYIEPEVLEQHNLKLQAKYKMIEENEVRVESYNCEDADIIVVAFGTIARIVSNVIKQAEKEGIKVGLIRPITLWPFPKEEFEKYAKVPKAFLTVELNAGQMVEDVRLAVNGRKPVYFYGRMGGMIPKEAEILDKIKEILK, from the coding sequence ATGGGTGAAAGATATTTAATGAAAGGAAATGAAGCTATTGCAGAAGCAGCTTTAAGAGCGGGATGCAGGTGTTACTTCGGATATCCTATAACACCACAGACGGAAATAGCACATTATATGGCAAAAAAAATGCCAAAGGTGGGTGGAAGTTTCGTTCAGGCTGAAAGTGAAACAGCTGCTATAAATATGGTTTATGGAGCTGCATCCACCGGTGTGAGGGTTATGACTTCATCTTCAAGTCCCGGAATAAGCTTAAAACAAGAAGGAATATCCTATATTTCCTGTGCTGAACTTCCTGCAGTTATTGTGAATATTGTAAGATGCGGACCAGGATTAGGAGGAATACTTCCGGCACAGGGAGACTATTTTCAAGCTGTAAAAGGCGGAGGCCATGGGGACTATAAAATGGTTGTTTTGGCGCCGTTAAGTGTACAGGAACTATATGAACTTACAGTTGAAGCTTTTAATATTGCTGATAAGTACAGGATTCTCACCATGATAATGGGCGACGGTATACTAGGTCAAATGATGGAAATGGTTGAGTTTAAAGAAGAGGAAAACATTGTACGGGGAGATAAATCCTGGGCTACTACAGGGACAAATATGGAAAGGGACAAAAATGTTGTAACCTCCATATATATAGAACCGGAAGTTTTAGAACAGCACAACTTAAAACTTCAAGCTAAATACAAAATGATAGAGGAAAATGAAGTCAGGGTTGAAAGCTACAATTGTGAAGATGCTGATATTATTGTTGTGGCATTTGGAACAATAGCCAGGATAGTAAGTAATGTTATAAAGCAGGCAGAGAAGGAAGGAATCAAAGTAGGACTTATAAGACCTATTACTTTGTGGCCATTTCCAAAGGAAGAGTTTGAAAAGTATGCAAAGGTGCCAAAAGCCTTTTTAACTGTAGAGCTAAATGCAGGACAGATGGTGGAAGATGTGAGGTTGGCAGTAAATGGTAGAAAACCTGTTTATTTTTACGGAAGAATGGGCGGAATGATACCTAAGGAAGCGGAGATTTTGGACAAAATAAAGGAAATATTGAAATAA
- a CDS encoding thiamine pyrophosphate-dependent enzyme, translated as MAIVFKRPHALADVPMHYCPGCTHGIVHRIIAEVIDELGIEGKTIGISPVGCSYNNYEYFNCDMIQAAHGRAPAVGTGVKRALPDKVVFTYQGDGDLAAIGTAEIVHAATRGEKITTIFINNAIYGMTSGQMAPTTLINQVTTTSPFGRKPETEGYPIRVCELLSTLDGAVYIERTSVHDIKNIRNTKKAIEKAFKVQMANKGFSMVEVLSTCPTNWGMNPLKALEWVEEKMIEAYPLGNFKGQDLEV; from the coding sequence ATGGCTATAGTTTTTAAAAGACCACATGCGTTGGCAGATGTACCTATGCACTACTGTCCTGGATGTACTCATGGAATTGTTCACAGGATTATAGCTGAAGTAATAGATGAATTGGGTATTGAAGGCAAAACCATTGGTATATCACCTGTGGGTTGTTCATATAACAATTATGAATACTTTAATTGTGACATGATACAGGCGGCTCACGGCAGGGCACCTGCAGTAGGTACCGGGGTAAAAAGGGCTCTTCCTGACAAAGTGGTATTTACCTATCAGGGAGACGGTGATTTGGCAGCTATAGGAACAGCTGAAATAGTTCATGCAGCCACCAGGGGTGAAAAGATAACCACAATATTTATAAATAATGCTATATACGGGATGACATCAGGTCAGATGGCTCCCACCACATTGATAAACCAGGTTACCACTACTTCACCTTTTGGAAGAAAGCCGGAGACAGAAGGTTACCCAATAAGGGTTTGTGAGCTTCTCAGCACTTTAGACGGGGCGGTTTATATTGAGAGAACTTCCGTTCATGACATTAAAAATATAAGAAATACCAAAAAAGCCATTGAAAAGGCATTTAAAGTTCAGATGGCAAACAAAGGTTTCTCAATGGTTGAAGTTTTATCCACATGCCCAACTAACTGGGGAATGAACCCTCTAAAAGCTTTAGAATGGGTTGAAGAGAAAATGATTGAAGCATATCCATTGGGAAATTTTAAGGGTCAGGATTTGGAGGTGTAA
- a CDS encoding 2-oxoacid:acceptor oxidoreductase family protein: MQHRVIISGFGGQGVVSAGRILAYCGMIEDKKVSCLPSYGPEMRGGTANCHVIVSDEDFGSPVLNSATALIAMNNPSLEKFESVVEEGGIIIADSSLVDKKPSRKDIKVCYVPATNKAFEMGNAAFANIILLGKLIGETGIVSEDNFENALYKILSQNKHHLIPAEMEALKYGIEYKE; this comes from the coding sequence ATGCAGCATAGAGTTATTATTTCCGGTTTTGGCGGACAAGGTGTGGTATCAGCTGGCAGGATACTTGCATATTGCGGTATGATTGAAGATAAAAAGGTTTCATGCTTGCCTTCCTATGGCCCTGAAATGAGGGGGGGAACGGCAAACTGCCATGTAATTGTTTCTGATGAAGACTTTGGTTCACCGGTTTTAAACAGTGCAACGGCTTTAATAGCTATGAACAATCCTTCTTTAGAGAAGTTTGAAAGTGTAGTTGAGGAAGGCGGCATTATTATTGCTGACAGTTCACTGGTTGACAAAAAACCTTCTCGTAAGGATATAAAAGTGTGCTATGTACCTGCGACAAATAAGGCTTTCGAAATGGGGAATGCTGCATTTGCAAATATTATTCTTTTAGGAAAGCTTATAGGTGAAACAGGAATAGTTTCAGAGGATAATTTTGAGAATGCTTTATATAAAATTCTGTCACAGAATAAACATCATTTAATACCGGCGGAGATGGAAGCCCTTAAATACGGAATAGAGTACAAAGAATAA
- a CDS encoding glutamine synthetase III family protein: MYKDQKEQTYSLSNVFGSNVFDDTAMRERLPKLTYKALKQTIDEGIPLNPQVAEIVANAMKDWAIEKGATHYSHWFQPMTGITAEKHDSFISRTSDGKVIMEFSGKELIKGEPDASSFPSGGLRATFEARGYTAWDCTSPAFVKDSTLYIPTAFCSYNGEVLDKKTPLLRSMEALSKQALRILRIFGNTTAKKVITTVGAEQEYFLIDKDLYLKRKDLIFTGRTLFGAKPSKGQELGDHYFGAIKERISLFMKELDQELWKLGVLSKTKHNEVAPAQHEIAPIYTTANIATDQNHIIMDTLKKVALRHNLVCLLHEKPFAGLNGSGKHNNWSLCTDDGQNLLDPGKTPHENAQFLVFLCAVIKGVDEYANLLRLSAATPGNDHRLGISEAPPAIISIFLGEQLTDIMHQIENGNGGATSCKKGGKLKIGVSTIPNLPKDTTDRNRTSPFAFTGNKFEFRMVPSSASIAGANFMLNTIVAEMLCQIADRLEKAEDVTSEVQHILKEIVTNHKRIIFNGNNYSEEWIKEAERRGLPNIKSTVEAANALVEEKNVRLFEKHNILTRHELESRREILLEHYIKTINIEASTTIEIVNRQIIPAVIKYITIVADSVNAVIKTGLDADTYAQNEILKEVSSLLALLKKNVYDLENSLKEASELSVDTYGMAMFYKDNVYVKMSKVREVADKLETLVDEKMWPFPTYGELLFNI; the protein is encoded by the coding sequence ATGTATAAAGATCAAAAGGAGCAGACCTACTCATTGAGTAATGTATTTGGTTCTAATGTATTTGATGATACTGCCATGAGGGAACGCCTCCCTAAACTTACTTATAAAGCTTTAAAACAGACAATTGATGAGGGTATTCCTCTTAATCCCCAGGTTGCTGAAATAGTGGCAAATGCAATGAAGGACTGGGCAATAGAAAAAGGAGCTACCCATTACTCACACTGGTTTCAGCCTATGACAGGAATTACCGCAGAAAAACACGACTCCTTTATCTCCCGCACATCTGACGGGAAAGTAATAATGGAGTTTTCAGGGAAAGAACTTATAAAGGGTGAACCTGATGCATCCTCCTTTCCTTCAGGAGGTCTCAGGGCAACTTTTGAAGCCAGGGGATATACTGCCTGGGACTGCACTTCTCCGGCATTTGTTAAGGATAGTACCCTTTATATTCCAACTGCCTTTTGTTCTTATAACGGGGAAGTATTAGACAAAAAAACCCCCCTCTTACGTTCTATGGAGGCTTTATCAAAACAAGCCCTGCGGATTCTCAGGATTTTTGGAAATACAACAGCCAAAAAAGTTATAACAACTGTAGGGGCTGAACAGGAATATTTTCTTATAGATAAGGATCTTTACCTGAAAAGAAAGGATCTTATATTTACCGGCAGAACCCTCTTTGGAGCAAAACCCTCAAAGGGACAGGAGTTGGGAGATCATTATTTTGGGGCTATAAAAGAGAGAATATCCCTTTTTATGAAGGAATTAGATCAGGAACTTTGGAAGCTTGGTGTTTTATCAAAGACTAAGCATAATGAAGTTGCCCCTGCACAGCATGAAATAGCACCTATTTACACCACTGCAAATATTGCTACCGACCAAAACCACATTATTATGGATACACTAAAAAAAGTTGCACTAAGGCATAATTTAGTGTGTCTTTTACACGAAAAACCCTTTGCAGGTCTCAACGGCTCCGGTAAGCACAATAACTGGTCCCTTTGCACTGATGACGGCCAGAATTTATTAGACCCGGGAAAAACTCCCCATGAAAATGCACAGTTTCTGGTGTTTTTGTGTGCAGTAATTAAAGGGGTGGATGAATATGCAAACCTTTTAAGGCTGTCTGCTGCTACTCCCGGAAACGACCACCGTTTAGGAATCAGTGAAGCCCCCCCTGCTATAATATCCATCTTTTTAGGGGAACAGCTTACTGATATTATGCATCAAATAGAAAACGGCAATGGCGGGGCAACCTCCTGTAAAAAAGGCGGTAAACTTAAAATAGGAGTATCAACAATCCCAAACCTTCCTAAGGACACAACAGACAGAAACAGGACTTCACCTTTTGCCTTTACAGGTAACAAATTTGAGTTTAGGATGGTTCCTTCATCTGCTTCCATTGCAGGAGCAAATTTTATGCTAAATACCATTGTTGCTGAAATGCTTTGCCAGATAGCAGACAGATTAGAAAAAGCAGAGGATGTAACTTCAGAAGTACAACATATTTTAAAAGAAATTGTGACTAATCATAAAAGAATAATTTTTAACGGAAATAATTATTCTGAAGAATGGATTAAAGAGGCTGAAAGAAGAGGGCTTCCAAATATAAAATCAACCGTTGAAGCGGCAAATGCATTGGTTGAAGAAAAAAATGTAAGATTATTTGAAAAACATAATATACTAACAAGGCATGAACTTGAATCCCGCCGTGAAATTCTTTTGGAACACTATATAAAAACCATTAACATAGAAGCCTCTACCACAATTGAAATTGTAAACCGTCAAATTATACCTGCTGTTATAAAATACATCACCATTGTTGCAGACTCTGTAAATGCCGTAATAAAAACGGGTCTTGATGCAGATACCTATGCCCAAAATGAAATTTTAAAGGAAGTGTCTTCACTCCTTGCTTTACTGAAGAAAAATGTATATGATTTGGAAAACTCCCTAAAAGAAGCATCAGAATTGTCTGTTGACACCTACGGTATGGCGATGTTTTATAAAGACAACGTGTATGTTAAGATGTCTAAGGTAAGGGAAGTTGCCGACAAATTAGAAACTTTAGTGGATGAAAAAATGTGGCCATTCCCCACTTACGGTGAGTTACTGTTTAACATATAA
- a CDS encoding YmaF family protein yields the protein MHFHMHKYKFESKESNYHKHKILGYTQHTVGTSSLHFHTFYGVSSHKDHTHYFSGFTGLPVKTPNGHVHKIEEILEENQHHEHAFSGYTDEEIAYVKGKKPIQAFI from the coding sequence ATGCACTTCCATATGCATAAATATAAATTTGAAAGTAAAGAATCTAATTATCACAAACACAAAATACTTGGCTACACACAACACACAGTAGGAACAAGCTCCTTGCACTTTCATACATTTTATGGTGTATCTTCACATAAAGACCACACTCACTATTTTTCGGGCTTTACAGGCTTACCTGTTAAAACCCCTAACGGTCATGTCCATAAAATTGAAGAGATTTTAGAGGAAAACCAACATCATGAGCATGCCTTTTCCGGCTACACTGATGAAGAAATTGCATATGTAAAAGGGAAAAAGCCAATCCAGGCATTCATTTAA
- a CDS encoding 2-oxoacid:acceptor oxidoreductase subunit alpha: MDYNILIGGAAGQGMETITSIIEKALKRAGFEIFTIRDYMSRVRGGHNFTQIRFSEEKITSHRDKLSGIIAFNAKTISYHIKRLENHGFIISDESVEFEDARLKKLPLMETAKETGNVRVFGSVAAGALFKLFNIDISFLEEVLKETFREEIASLNIEAVKRGYALVDSLYSISLPKKDENILINGNDAIALGIIAAGCKFYSAYPMTPSTSIMNYLAGKMHEAGIVVEQAEDEIAAINMAIGASYAGVRAMTGTSGGGFSLMVEALGLAGMQEIPLVIAEIQRPGPATGLPTRTEQSDLKFVISASHGEFPRMVIALKNPEDSFYQTVRAFNIADKYRIPVVILGDQYLADYTTTIKPFDLSKVEIKRYFNHKDYMDGKKEFKTYEINKSGISPRIIPGKIEGTRVLADSDEHDEYGLITESAEVRKNMCEKRLRKMELLKEELIEPSFYGEDEPDVLLLGWGSLDGPMREAVGLLNKNTGKKYAALVFGDIWPLPVKMLNEMHKKAKTIINVEQNATGQLASIIRAETGITCHRSILKYDGRPISRDEIYNKLMEVN; the protein is encoded by the coding sequence ATGGATTACAACATTTTAATTGGCGGGGCGGCAGGGCAGGGAATGGAAACCATTACCTCCATAATTGAAAAGGCATTAAAAAGAGCCGGTTTTGAGATTTTCACCATTAGGGATTATATGTCAAGGGTAAGAGGAGGACATAATTTTACCCAAATCCGCTTTAGTGAAGAAAAAATTACTTCCCACAGGGACAAGCTTAGCGGGATTATAGCATTTAATGCCAAAACCATTTCATATCACATTAAAAGACTGGAAAATCATGGTTTTATCATATCTGATGAAAGTGTTGAATTTGAAGATGCGCGTCTTAAGAAACTTCCCCTGATGGAAACGGCAAAGGAAACAGGAAACGTAAGGGTTTTTGGAAGTGTTGCGGCGGGAGCCCTTTTTAAGCTTTTTAATATTGACATATCTTTTTTAGAAGAGGTTTTAAAGGAAACCTTCAGGGAGGAGATAGCATCCTTAAACATAGAGGCGGTAAAGAGGGGATATGCTTTGGTTGATTCCCTCTATAGCATCAGCTTACCTAAAAAGGATGAGAATATACTTATAAACGGCAATGACGCCATAGCCCTTGGGATTATAGCAGCAGGATGTAAATTTTATTCTGCATACCCTATGACCCCTTCCACAAGCATTATGAACTACCTGGCGGGCAAAATGCATGAGGCAGGTATTGTTGTAGAGCAGGCAGAGGATGAAATAGCAGCAATAAATATGGCGATAGGTGCGTCTTATGCAGGAGTAAGGGCTATGACAGGTACTTCAGGAGGAGGTTTTTCCCTTATGGTGGAAGCCCTAGGGCTTGCGGGAATGCAGGAAATACCCCTGGTGATTGCAGAAATTCAAAGACCCGGTCCTGCAACGGGACTTCCCACAAGAACAGAACAGTCAGATTTAAAATTTGTAATTTCCGCATCCCATGGTGAATTTCCCAGAATGGTTATAGCCCTTAAAAATCCTGAAGACTCTTTTTATCAGACTGTCAGGGCATTTAATATAGCTGATAAATACAGAATCCCGGTTGTTATTTTAGGAGATCAGTATTTGGCGGATTATACCACAACCATAAAACCCTTTGACTTGTCAAAAGTGGAGATTAAAAGGTATTTTAACCATAAAGATTATATGGACGGCAAAAAAGAATTTAAAACATATGAGATAAATAAAAGTGGTATCTCACCCAGGATAATTCCAGGGAAAATAGAAGGTACCAGGGTTTTAGCAGACAGTGATGAACATGATGAATACGGACTGATAACAGAATCAGCTGAAGTCAGGAAGAATATGTGTGAAAAGCGGCTAAGGAAAATGGAACTTTTAAAAGAAGAACTTATTGAGCCTTCATTTTATGGAGAAGATGAGCCTGATGTTTTGCTTTTAGGATGGGGTTCCCTTGATGGTCCTATGAGGGAAGCAGTGGGGCTATTAAATAAAAATACAGGTAAAAAGTATGCTGCGTTGGTTTTTGGGGACATATGGCCCCTTCCTGTAAAAATGTTAAATGAGATGCACAAAAAAGCTAAGACCATTATAAATGTTGAGCAAAATGCAACAGGGCAGCTGGCCTCTATTATCAGGGCAGAAACAGGTATTACATGCCACAGAAGCATTTTAAAGTACGATGGAAGACCAATTAGCAGGGATGAAATATACAATAAGCTTATGGAGGTAAATTAA
- a CDS encoding thiamine pyrophosphate-dependent enzyme: protein MDKCTYKTFETAWCPGCGDFNILEALKNALISLKKKPHEVLVVGGIGQAAKTAQYINTNGFCGLHGRAIPPAAAAKIANKNLTVIINTGDGDTYGEGGNHFIHNIRRNVDITHFVHNNQIYGLTKGQASPTTDLGHRTAVQPEGSINFPINPVLTAISLGAGFVARAFSGELEHLTSIMEEAIKYRGYALVDILQPCVSFNKINTFSWYSKRVYKLDDSYDCTDKLKAMEKAMEWGDKIPIGIIFKKEMETYHDKVDFLKNKEPLVYQEPVSKEKINDMIREFA from the coding sequence ATGGATAAGTGCACTTATAAAACATTTGAAACAGCCTGGTGTCCGGGATGTGGTGATTTTAATATATTGGAGGCTTTAAAAAATGCCCTTATAAGCCTTAAAAAGAAGCCTCATGAAGTTTTGGTAGTGGGAGGTATAGGACAGGCGGCAAAAACAGCGCAATATATAAATACCAATGGATTTTGCGGGCTTCACGGCAGAGCCATACCTCCTGCTGCTGCAGCTAAAATAGCAAATAAAAATTTGACGGTAATTATAAATACAGGGGACGGGGATACTTATGGGGAAGGAGGAAACCATTTCATCCATAACATAAGAAGAAATGTGGACATTACACATTTTGTACACAATAATCAGATATACGGTCTTACAAAGGGTCAGGCGTCCCCCACCACTGATTTAGGGCACAGGACAGCAGTCCAGCCTGAAGGTTCCATAAATTTTCCAATAAATCCTGTCCTTACAGCCATATCCCTCGGAGCGGGGTTTGTTGCAAGAGCCTTTAGCGGAGAGTTGGAACATTTGACTTCTATTATGGAAGAGGCAATAAAGTATAGGGGGTATGCTTTAGTTGATATACTCCAGCCCTGCGTAAGTTTTAACAAAATAAATACTTTTTCCTGGTACAGCAAAAGAGTTTATAAACTTGATGACTCCTATGATTGCACCGATAAGCTAAAAGCCATGGAAAAAGCCATGGAGTGGGGGGATAAAATCCCAATAGGTATAATATTTAAAAAAGAGATGGAGACGTACCATGATAAAGTGGATTTTCTAAAAAATAAGGAGCCCCTTGTTTATCAGGAACCTGTATCTAAAGAAAAAATTAATGATATGATAAGGGAATTTGCTTAA